A genomic stretch from Elusimicrobiota bacterium includes:
- a CDS encoding thiolase family protein, producing the protein MPEALLINAVRSPMGKLGGALSGVRPDDLAAFVIAELINRSGIPADQIDDVMFGCANQAGEDNRNVARMAALLAGLPQQVPGVTVNRLCASGLEAVNQAARAVIAGEGDMFIAGGVESMSRAPWAIPKPETGFPYGNITAYDTALGWRFPNPKLAAKFPLESMGETAENVYDKSKISREDQDRFALASHQKAWAATQSGRFKEEIVPVAIASKKGSTIVSIDETIRPETDLNKLAALKPAFRANGTVTAGNSSSLNDGAAAVLVLSEKKTKALGLKPMAKWLGSAAAGVDPRYMGLGPVPAVKKLLARTGIKLEQIDLIELNEAFAVQSLAVIRELGLDEAKVNVNGGAIALGHPLGCSGARILTALLYEMKRRKARYGLATLCIGVGQGVATLIEQTP; encoded by the coding sequence GTGCCCGAAGCCCTGCTCATCAACGCCGTCCGAAGCCCGATGGGAAAATTAGGGGGCGCTTTATCAGGCGTGCGCCCGGATGATCTGGCTGCTTTCGTGATCGCCGAGCTCATCAACCGATCGGGCATCCCTGCCGATCAAATCGACGATGTGATGTTCGGCTGCGCCAATCAGGCGGGAGAAGACAATCGCAATGTGGCGCGCATGGCCGCTTTGTTGGCGGGCTTGCCGCAGCAAGTGCCCGGGGTCACCGTCAATCGCCTTTGCGCGTCGGGCCTGGAAGCCGTCAATCAGGCGGCCAGGGCCGTGATCGCGGGGGAAGGGGACATGTTCATCGCCGGAGGCGTTGAGTCCATGAGCCGCGCCCCCTGGGCCATCCCCAAGCCGGAAACCGGATTTCCCTACGGCAATATCACGGCCTATGACACGGCCTTGGGGTGGCGGTTCCCCAATCCTAAATTGGCCGCAAAATTTCCCTTGGAATCCATGGGAGAAACCGCGGAGAATGTTTATGACAAGAGCAAAATTTCCCGTGAAGATCAGGACCGTTTCGCTTTAGCCAGCCATCAGAAGGCTTGGGCCGCGACGCAATCCGGCCGCTTCAAGGAAGAAATTGTTCCGGTGGCCATTGCTTCCAAGAAGGGCTCGACCATCGTGAGCATCGATGAAACGATACGTCCGGAAACCGACCTCAACAAGCTGGCCGCCTTAAAACCCGCGTTTCGCGCCAATGGCACGGTGACCGCCGGCAATTCTTCGTCGTTAAACGACGGCGCCGCGGCTGTTTTGGTATTAAGCGAGAAAAAAACAAAGGCTTTGGGGCTAAAGCCCATGGCCAAATGGCTGGGATCGGCTGCAGCCGGCGTCGACCCAAGATACATGGGCTTGGGCCCGGTTCCGGCGGTCAAAAAACTTTTGGCGCGCACCGGAATCAAATTGGAACAAATCGATTTGATCGAATTAAACGAAGCTTTTGCCGTGCAATCCTTGGCCGTGATCCGCGAATTGGGCTTGGACGAGGCTAAAGTCAATGTCAACGGCGGGGCCATTGCTTTAGGTCACCCCCTGGGTTGTTCAGGCGCAAGGATTTTGACGGCCTTGCTTTACGAGATGAAAAGAAGAAAGGCGCGTTACGGTTTGGCGACTTTATGCATCGGCGTGGGCCAAGGCGTGGCCACGCTGATCGAACAAACGCCATGA
- a CDS encoding thioesterase family protein — protein sequence MKPGISKAKKAVFVDKAKPWMRPYMPGYVNHPVYSTWAMIRAMECAARKLLQPYLEEGEDAVGCEVKAQHLAPAALGETIRVTAKFKGVKGPVITCRLEAHCGKSKIGEGEHKQFVFSRDRYRKFLKHANNR from the coding sequence ATGAAGCCGGGAATTAGCAAGGCTAAAAAAGCCGTATTCGTGGATAAAGCCAAGCCCTGGATGAGGCCTTACATGCCCGGGTATGTGAATCACCCCGTGTATTCCACCTGGGCCATGATCCGGGCCATGGAATGCGCGGCGCGCAAGCTGCTTCAGCCGTATCTTGAAGAGGGCGAGGATGCCGTGGGCTGCGAAGTGAAAGCGCAGCATTTGGCGCCGGCGGCTCTGGGGGAAACCATCCGGGTGACGGCCAAGTTCAAGGGAGTCAAAGGTCCGGTGATCACCTGCCGTTTGGAAGCTCATTGCGGAAAAAGCAAAATAGGGGAAGGCGAACACAAGCAGTTTGTTTTCAGCAGGGATCGGTACCGAAAATTTTTAAAACATGCAAACAATCGATGA
- a CDS encoding enoyl-CoA hydratase/isomerase family protein, with protein sequence MNTKAKPVEPKAQGSPVELVRKPPIAVCFLNRPEALNALSDAVIEELAVRLEELDRDESIGAIVLAGRGRAFAAGADIKGMVEATEEEMSKSDRLAKWLRVWKTKKPLIAAVHGFALGGGCELVMGCDLIVAAEDAEFGQPEILIGIMPGAGGTQRLTRAVGANRAMELVLTGRRFSAQEAHSWGLVNKVVPKELLLPETEALALEIAKRPRVAAMRAKEAVLKAGDVPLHEGLRFERQLFYSLFSTEDQKEGMRAFLQKREPKFKNK encoded by the coding sequence ATGAACACAAAAGCTAAGCCGGTTGAACCCAAAGCGCAGGGCAGCCCCGTTGAGCTTGTCCGCAAGCCGCCTATCGCCGTTTGTTTTTTAAACAGGCCGGAGGCCTTGAACGCTTTATCCGACGCCGTGATCGAAGAATTGGCGGTCCGCCTCGAAGAGTTGGACCGCGACGAATCCATCGGCGCCATTGTTTTGGCCGGGCGCGGACGGGCGTTTGCCGCAGGGGCGGATATCAAAGGCATGGTTGAAGCAACGGAAGAGGAAATGTCCAAATCGGACCGGTTGGCCAAGTGGCTGAGGGTTTGGAAGACAAAAAAACCCTTGATTGCGGCCGTGCATGGATTTGCTTTAGGCGGAGGCTGCGAACTGGTCATGGGCTGCGATCTGATCGTGGCGGCCGAAGACGCGGAATTCGGCCAGCCTGAAATTTTAATCGGGATTATGCCCGGCGCCGGCGGGACCCAGCGCCTGACTCGCGCCGTTGGAGCAAACCGGGCCATGGAATTGGTATTGACCGGGCGGCGTTTCAGCGCCCAAGAAGCGCATTCTTGGGGCTTGGTCAATAAAGTCGTGCCCAAGGAATTGCTGTTGCCTGAAACCGAAGCCCTGGCCTTGGAAATCGCCAAACGTCCTCGCGTGGCCGCGATGCGCGCCAAAGAAGCCGTTCTGAAGGCCGGCGATGTTCCTTTGCATGAAGGGTTGAGGTTTGAGCGCCAGCTTTTTTACAGCTTGTTCTCTACCGAGGACCAAAAGGAGGGCATGCGGGCCTTTTTGCAAAAGAGGGAGCCTAAATTCAAAAACAAATGA
- a CDS encoding enoyl-CoA hydratase/isomerase family protein, whose product MSADSQEILIERQGVVLTITLNRPQAMNALTAGMLAALKKTLREASGDVTLKAVVLTGMGRGFCVGADLSDFKKRVDAGQMLGFRKELDDNFHPVAKMIRSMPQIVIGRINGTCAGAGLALALVCDIKFAPLGTGFVGAFAKVGLAPDTGSSYLVTHAMGYSKAMEFFLTKGRATAEDLAACGLINKAVSPEALDQEVEAAIKELSELPAQAIVLTKRALQFASQARYFDEALAYEAAAQEYLGRTADHAEGLAAFLEKRKPVYTGK is encoded by the coding sequence ATGAGCGCCGATAGCCAAGAAATTCTTATTGAGCGCCAGGGCGTCGTTCTAACAATAACGCTTAACCGGCCGCAGGCCATGAATGCCTTAACCGCAGGCATGCTGGCCGCGCTTAAAAAAACCCTCAGGGAGGCCTCGGGCGACGTAACGCTTAAGGCCGTTGTTTTGACGGGGATGGGCCGGGGTTTTTGCGTGGGCGCTGATTTGTCGGATTTTAAAAAACGGGTGGACGCCGGACAAATGCTGGGTTTCCGCAAGGAATTGGACGACAATTTTCATCCCGTGGCCAAAATGATCAGAAGCATGCCTCAGATTGTGATCGGCCGCATTAACGGCACTTGCGCCGGAGCGGGATTGGCTTTGGCCTTAGTCTGTGATATTAAATTTGCGCCGCTGGGGACCGGCTTTGTCGGGGCTTTTGCCAAGGTGGGGTTGGCGCCGGATACCGGCTCAAGCTATCTGGTTACCCACGCCATGGGCTATTCGAAGGCTATGGAGTTCTTTTTGACCAAGGGCCGGGCTACAGCCGAGGATTTAGCGGCCTGCGGCTTAATCAACAAGGCGGTTTCTCCCGAGGCGTTGGACCAGGAAGTTGAGGCCGCTATTAAGGAGTTATCGGAATTGCCCGCCCAGGCCATTGTTTTGACCAAGCGCGCTCTCCAGTTTGCCTCCCAAGCCCGGTATTTTGACGAAGCCCTGGCTTATGAAGCCGCGGCCCAGGAGTATTTGGGCCGGACGGCTGATCATGCCGAGGGCTTGGCCGCATTCTTGGAAAAAAGAAAGCCGGTCTATACAGGGAAATAG
- a CDS encoding lytic transglycosylase domain-containing protein: MAFYILPLITSNGRQVEAAVSRWQLSIPPQQQAWIGHLVMSEGFYKHDSLIWDSAIKHELDPNLWKAVVMVESAGKENSRSRVGAVGLSQLMPRTAEAMGIHKDDHYNPAANLRAGAGYLSLLLKRYNGRTDLALAAYNAGPGAVRRHQGIPAFKETQKFVNAVFLLKHWIEDNPETWAMTAPAGVAVAEDAGVPIKLLKFQAATL, translated from the coding sequence ATGGCTTTCTATATATTGCCCTTGATCACCTCAAACGGGCGGCAGGTTGAGGCCGCTGTTTCAAGATGGCAGTTATCAATCCCTCCTCAACAGCAAGCTTGGATCGGGCATCTGGTCATGAGCGAGGGCTTTTATAAACATGATTCTTTGATCTGGGATTCCGCGATTAAGCATGAGTTGGACCCTAATTTGTGGAAGGCCGTGGTCATGGTTGAGTCAGCCGGCAAAGAAAATTCAAGATCCCGGGTCGGCGCCGTGGGCTTGTCTCAGTTAATGCCCCGGACGGCTGAGGCGATGGGGATTCATAAGGATGATCATTACAACCCCGCCGCCAACCTGCGCGCGGGCGCCGGCTATTTAAGCCTTCTTCTGAAGCGTTACAATGGCCGCACGGATTTGGCTTTGGCCGCTTATAATGCCGGCCCCGGCGCCGTGCGCCGTCATCAAGGAATCCCCGCTTTCAAGGAAACCCAAAAATTCGTCAATGCCGTTTTTTTGCTGAAACATTGGATCGAAGACAACCCGGAAACCTGGGCGATGACCGCGCCCGCGGGCGTGGCTGTTGCTGAAGACGCCGGGGTTCCTATCAAGCTTTTGAAATTTCAAGCCGCTACTCTCTAA
- a CDS encoding PD-(D/E)XK nuclease family protein, which translates to MRALSFSSINLYKECPQRFKFRYVDGIKEAPKSYFSFGQSVHKALEFLYRSQLMAPSLEEILHYFETNWVRGGYASEKEEKLQFAEGSRIVRAFYAKHIADWQPAFATEYSFNHHFDGVEVTGKIDRIDKLPTGELHVMDYKTGKSFAYWRPRQDEQLTLYQLATEAAFGLPVARLTLYHLPTLNPISVERHPDTLVRGLRKEIIQVKSSIDKKIFDPKPEERKCLRCDYRPICPAWGNNDRPKTMTMKTTAQAALSASPAMPAESNPPTTAPPMSPQAALENRVGQLEQKVQELQGEITRLRLLIADPAVKR; encoded by the coding sequence ATGAGGGCCCTCTCCTTCTCTTCGATTAATCTCTACAAAGAATGCCCCCAGCGTTTTAAATTCCGCTACGTCGACGGCATCAAGGAAGCGCCCAAATCCTATTTTTCTTTCGGACAGTCCGTGCACAAGGCGCTGGAGTTCCTCTACCGTTCCCAGCTCATGGCTCCCTCGCTGGAAGAAATCCTTCATTACTTTGAAACGAACTGGGTCAGGGGAGGCTATGCGTCGGAAAAAGAAGAAAAGCTCCAATTCGCCGAGGGCTCTCGCATCGTGCGCGCCTTCTACGCCAAACATATCGCGGATTGGCAGCCTGCGTTCGCCACCGAGTATTCGTTCAACCATCATTTCGACGGCGTCGAGGTCACGGGTAAAATCGACCGCATCGACAAGCTGCCGACCGGCGAGCTCCATGTCATGGATTATAAGACCGGCAAATCCTTCGCCTATTGGCGGCCCCGCCAGGATGAACAATTGACGCTCTATCAACTGGCCACGGAAGCGGCGTTCGGCCTGCCGGTGGCCCGGCTGACCCTTTATCATCTGCCGACCTTAAACCCCATCAGCGTGGAGCGGCATCCCGACACTCTGGTGCGCGGACTAAGGAAAGAAATCATCCAGGTTAAATCGTCGATCGATAAAAAAATATTCGATCCAAAACCCGAAGAAAGAAAATGCCTGCGCTGCGACTATCGCCCGATTTGCCCGGCGTGGGGCAACAATGACCGGCCCAAAACCATGACGATGAAAACGACGGCGCAGGCGGCGCTTTCGGCTTCGCCCGCAATGCCGGCCGAATCGAATCCCCCGACAACCGCGCCCCCGATGAGTCCGCAGGCGGCTTTGGAAAACCGGGTTGGGCAGCTTGAGCAAAAAGTTCAAGAGCTCCAAGGAGAAATCACCCGCCTTCGGCTGCTCATCGCGGACCCGGCCGTTAAAAGGTGA
- a CDS encoding cyclic nucleotide-binding domain-containing protein has protein sequence MPTRIPMKLEKIAIGRDEQSWLNRALSGFKFFGGLTVKELDNVMACVDLFHYPASTAVFCEGRPGDSMFVIYQGRVAVRKNKFFILSREVARLGPGEIFGEMALLHAAPRNATLKTLEDSKLFVLLAEDFRMLLDKSPDMARRMRHLADGRAWIERQR, from the coding sequence GTGCCCACGCGAATACCCATGAAACTGGAAAAAATAGCGATCGGCCGCGACGAACAATCCTGGTTGAATAGGGCCCTTTCGGGCTTCAAGTTTTTCGGCGGCCTGACCGTCAAAGAGCTCGATAATGTGATGGCTTGCGTGGATCTTTTTCATTACCCGGCGTCCACGGCGGTTTTTTGCGAAGGTCGGCCCGGCGACTCCATGTTCGTTATTTATCAGGGGCGGGTGGCCGTCAGAAAAAATAAATTTTTTATCCTGTCCCGCGAAGTAGCCCGGCTCGGCCCCGGGGAAATTTTCGGGGAGATGGCCCTTCTCCACGCGGCGCCGCGCAATGCCACGCTCAAAACGCTTGAAGACAGCAAGCTGTTTGTTTTGCTGGCCGAAGATTTTCGCATGTTGCTGGATAAAAGCCCGGATATGGCCCGTCGCATGCGCCATTTGGCCGACGGCCGGGCTTGGATCGAGCGCCAACGGTAG
- a CDS encoding type III polyketide synthase yields the protein MAFIRAVAVCSPEHRYPQEELAEAVGACFGSGAGARRIFQNAGIRSRRLAQPIQWHLKPKSFQEKNDDAVVKACELSNGALSALAAQAGFSLDDLDHLVTVNSTALATPTLDALLIHRMGLRPTIGRTPLFGLGCLGGAAGLSLAARLADARPQERVALVCVELCGHTFNPADQSAKNVVAAGLFADGAAAVLLSGRQGPGARLEIIRSGSMTFPDSIGVMGWHFSELGLGLVLARDLPDVVRRHLAPALSSFLTGAGVRFDEIKHFIVHPGGPKVIDAVRDSLHLSEEHLRASRRHLEECGNLSSASVLFVLRDVLEQTAVRPGELGLLFALGPGFSAEFLLLKFL from the coding sequence ATGGCTTTTATTCGAGCTGTTGCCGTCTGCTCTCCGGAGCACCGCTACCCCCAGGAAGAATTGGCTGAAGCGGTAGGCGCTTGTTTCGGTTCGGGCGCGGGCGCGCGTCGTATTTTTCAGAACGCCGGAATTCGTTCGCGGCGTTTGGCGCAGCCGATTCAATGGCATTTAAAACCCAAAAGTTTCCAAGAAAAAAACGATGACGCCGTCGTAAAAGCCTGCGAATTGTCCAACGGGGCTCTGTCGGCCTTGGCCGCTCAAGCCGGGTTCAGCCTTGATGATTTGGACCATCTGGTGACCGTCAATTCAACGGCCTTGGCGACCCCGACGCTCGACGCGCTGCTGATTCATCGAATGGGCCTTCGTCCGACCATCGGGCGCACGCCCTTGTTCGGCTTGGGTTGTTTGGGCGGGGCGGCCGGGCTTTCACTGGCGGCCCGCTTGGCCGACGCGCGTCCCCAAGAGCGCGTGGCGCTCGTGTGCGTGGAACTGTGCGGTCATACGTTTAATCCTGCGGACCAAAGCGCTAAAAACGTGGTGGCGGCCGGGCTTTTCGCCGACGGCGCGGCCGCTGTTCTTTTATCAGGCCGCCAAGGGCCCGGAGCGCGCCTTGAGATTATTCGCTCCGGGTCCATGACGTTTCCGGATTCCATCGGGGTCATGGGCTGGCATTTTTCCGAGCTGGGCTTGGGCCTGGTTTTAGCTCGCGATCTTCCCGACGTGGTGCGGCGGCATTTGGCGCCGGCCTTGAGTTCGTTCTTAACGGGCGCCGGAGTCCGCTTTGATGAAATCAAACATTTCATCGTCCATCCCGGCGGGCCCAAGGTCATTGACGCGGTGCGGGATTCTCTTCATTTGAGCGAAGAACATCTTCGCGCCAGCCGCCGGCATCTTGAGGAATGCGGCAATTTATCCTCGGCCAGCGTGCTGTTTGTTTTGCGCGATGTCCTTGAGCAAACGGCCGTCCGGCCCGGGGAATTGGGTCTTCTCTTCGCGTTAGGTCCGGGATTTTCGGCGGAGTTTTTACTGCTGAAGTTTTTGTAA
- a CDS encoding DUF1427 family protein, producing the protein MRDLMLSFLTGLAVGGLFRAINLPVPAPNTLAGVLGVAGLFAGFLLVERFFKR; encoded by the coding sequence TTGCGCGACCTGATGTTGAGTTTTTTAACCGGATTGGCGGTCGGGGGTTTGTTCCGTGCCATTAATCTTCCCGTGCCTGCGCCCAACACCTTGGCCGGAGTTTTAGGAGTGGCCGGACTCTTCGCCGGGTTTCTTTTAGTCGAGCGTTTTTTCAAGCGTTAG
- a CDS encoding alpha/beta hydrolase translates to MTSHPGDAPVSNLKYGYVRTNNIRLHYAECGRGELVLLIHGFPSCWYTWRRQLPVLGERFRAVAIDLRGVNDSDSMPLIKNYRLEELAKDVAGAIRTLGQGQASLVGHDWGGIVAQRVAAEHPKFVRKLVLINSPHIRAWRRELIMSPTQIFKTWPFFFFQIPRLPELLLSKDACKPLLDYAFKDPALPPGTFTHKDIDYLRQALTKPGSVSAGLNWYRSVWRHQFWQIKRAPLIRSDTMLLWGQKDRFYQRAIAERMDRYFGGLLRVHFLSDGGHWLHEEKSEPVNKAILDFLS, encoded by the coding sequence ATGACTTCTCACCCGGGCGACGCGCCGGTTAGCAACCTCAAATACGGTTATGTCCGCACCAATAATATCCGCCTGCATTACGCGGAATGCGGACGCGGCGAGCTTGTGCTTTTGATTCATGGATTCCCAAGCTGCTGGTACACCTGGCGCCGGCAATTGCCCGTGCTCGGTGAACGCTTCCGGGCCGTGGCCATCGATCTTCGCGGCGTCAACGACTCGGACAGCATGCCCTTGATCAAAAACTATCGCCTCGAAGAATTGGCCAAAGACGTGGCCGGAGCCATCCGCACTTTGGGCCAGGGTCAAGCCTCTTTGGTCGGGCACGATTGGGGCGGCATCGTGGCTCAGCGCGTGGCGGCCGAACACCCCAAGTTCGTGCGCAAGCTGGTGTTGATCAACAGCCCGCATATTCGGGCCTGGCGCCGCGAACTCATCATGAGCCCGACTCAAATTTTCAAGACCTGGCCGTTTTTCTTTTTCCAAATACCCCGCCTGCCTGAATTACTGCTGTCGAAAGACGCCTGCAAACCGCTCCTCGACTATGCGTTCAAGGATCCGGCGCTGCCTCCCGGGACGTTCACGCATAAAGACATCGATTACCTGCGCCAAGCCCTCACCAAACCCGGCAGCGTCAGCGCGGGGCTTAACTGGTACCGCTCGGTCTGGCGCCATCAGTTTTGGCAAATCAAGCGCGCGCCCCTGATCCGCTCGGACACCATGCTGTTATGGGGCCAGAAGGACCGCTTTTACCAGCGGGCCATCGCCGAGCGCATGGACCGCTATTTCGGGGGCTTGCTGAGGGTTCACTTCTTATCGGACGGCGGGCATTGGCTGCATGAAGAAAAATCGGAGCCCGTCAACAAAGCGATCCTTGACTTTTTAAGTTAG
- a CDS encoding nucleotidyltransferase family protein has translation MIPKAMPQEAVLLIGGLGTRLGELTKNTPKPMLPLNGRPFLEYLLLRLNKQGCRRFILAVAYHAEEVRRYFGDGKKWGVDIVYSDPDGRQLGTGGSIKEAEELIKGGHFFVLNGDVYFDAPLRELWAFHAQQAASVTLGLAGVPDGGRYGRVALEPDGHISAFLEKDPGSGGPATINGGLYVFDKKVLGAIPCGADFSLERELFPKLTGRGLYGRCFPKAFFIDIGTPEDYRRAGQLRRFGGAIGE, from the coding sequence ATGATCCCCAAGGCCATGCCTCAAGAAGCGGTGCTGCTGATCGGCGGGTTGGGCACGCGTTTGGGCGAATTGACCAAGAATACCCCGAAGCCCATGCTGCCGTTAAACGGGCGGCCGTTCCTCGAATACCTGTTGCTGCGTTTGAACAAGCAAGGCTGCCGCCGTTTTATTTTGGCCGTCGCTTATCACGCCGAAGAGGTCCGGCGTTATTTCGGGGACGGAAAAAAGTGGGGCGTTGACATCGTTTATTCCGATCCCGATGGGCGCCAACTGGGCACCGGAGGCTCCATTAAGGAAGCCGAGGAATTGATTAAAGGCGGGCATTTTTTCGTCTTAAACGGCGACGTTTATTTTGACGCTCCTTTGAGGGAGCTTTGGGCATTCCACGCGCAACAGGCCGCGTCCGTGACCTTGGGTTTAGCCGGCGTGCCTGACGGCGGCCGCTACGGACGGGTGGCGCTGGAGCCTGATGGGCATATCTCGGCTTTTTTGGAGAAAGACCCCGGCTCCGGGGGTCCGGCTACGATCAACGGCGGCCTTTACGTTTTCGATAAAAAGGTCTTGGGCGCTATTCCTTGCGGCGCCGATTTTTCATTGGAACGGGAGTTGTTCCCGAAGCTGACCGGACGGGGCCTTTACGGCCGTTGTTTCCCCAAGGCTTTTTTTATCGATATCGGCACTCCCGAAGACTACCGGCGCGCCGGGCAATTGCGGCGTTTCGGAGGGGCGATAGGGGAATGA
- a CDS encoding ribonuclease HI family protein, which translates to MKLTIYIDGACRFNPGPAGIGVWIIGDEGRTIAEISEYIGEATNNVAEWGAYLRALKEALALGAGEAVIFTDSKLLAEQVRGTFKVRDPRLQGFWREAKRLEPKFTRMTLTHIPRENNKRADALSKKAVEGRPRQSEKPAAEAP; encoded by the coding sequence GTGAAATTAACCATCTATATCGACGGAGCTTGCCGCTTTAATCCGGGCCCGGCCGGCATCGGCGTTTGGATTATCGGCGATGAGGGCCGGACCATCGCCGAAATTTCGGAATATATCGGTGAGGCGACCAACAATGTGGCGGAGTGGGGCGCTTATTTGCGGGCGCTGAAAGAGGCTTTGGCTCTGGGCGCCGGCGAAGCCGTGATTTTTACGGATTCAAAATTATTGGCCGAGCAGGTGCGGGGGACATTTAAAGTGCGCGATCCTCGCCTGCAGGGTTTCTGGCGCGAGGCGAAGCGCCTTGAGCCGAAATTCACCCGCATGACGCTCACTCATATCCCGAGGGAAAATAACAAACGGGCGGATGCCTTGTCCAAAAAGGCCGTCGAGGGCAGGCCTCGCCAAAGCGAAAAGCCCGCAGCGGAAGCGCCGTAA
- the rsmH gene encoding 16S rRNA (cytosine(1402)-N(4))-methyltransferase RsmH gives MPHQPDVNEPTVHTPVLLEEAIRFLVGDERGFYVDLTLGMGGHTQALLERFPQARCLGLDRDPQSLELARERLQKWGDRVTLKAANFAQVDHVLAGINQEKVSGMLFDLGLSTVQILNSGLGLSYQKDEPLDMRLDRTPQTPSAAELLAGLSAPQLERLLTDYGELPRPLARKIARCLSSGPIKTTGRLIECLQTVTANRGLWARVFQALRIAVNREMENLERMLETAPRRLAAGGRLVGISFHSLEDRLVKRAFRRLAAEESARLLTRSPVVAGPDEVRNNPKSRSAKLRALEMTR, from the coding sequence ATGCCACATCAACCCGACGTCAACGAACCGACCGTCCATACGCCTGTTCTGCTTGAGGAAGCGATCCGTTTTTTAGTCGGCGATGAGCGCGGGTTTTACGTGGATTTAACCTTGGGCATGGGCGGGCATACCCAGGCGCTGCTGGAGCGTTTTCCGCAGGCGCGTTGTTTGGGCTTGGATCGCGATCCGCAAAGCCTGGAGTTGGCGCGGGAGCGATTGCAAAAATGGGGCGACCGGGTTACGCTCAAAGCGGCCAATTTCGCCCAGGTGGACCATGTGCTGGCTGGGATCAATCAAGAAAAAGTCAGCGGGATGCTCTTTGATCTGGGGCTTTCCACCGTTCAGATTTTAAACAGCGGCCTTGGTTTGAGCTATCAAAAGGACGAGCCTCTCGACATGCGTTTGGATCGGACGCCGCAGACGCCGTCCGCCGCCGAATTGCTTGCCGGATTATCGGCGCCCCAACTCGAGCGCCTGTTGACCGATTACGGTGAACTACCCAGGCCCCTGGCCAGGAAAATAGCCCGTTGTCTGTCGTCAGGGCCAATTAAAACCACGGGCCGGCTCATCGAATGTCTGCAAACCGTGACCGCCAATCGAGGCTTATGGGCTCGCGTGTTTCAGGCGTTGAGGATCGCGGTCAACCGGGAGATGGAGAATCTTGAGCGGATGCTCGAAACTGCGCCCCGCCGTCTTGCCGCGGGCGGGCGCTTGGTCGGTATTTCTTTTCATTCCCTGGAAGACCGTTTGGTGAAGCGCGCGTTTCGCCGTTTGGCCGCCGAGGAGTCGGCGCGCCTGCTGACGCGTTCCCCGGTCGTTGCCGGGCCTGATGAAGTCCGGAACAATCCCAAATCACGCTCGGCCAAGCTGCGGGCATTGGAAATGACCCGATGA